In a single window of the Streptacidiphilus sp. P02-A3a genome:
- a CDS encoding DUF2510 domain-containing protein yields the protein MSTTTPAGWYPDPKPSDPANPGKRWWNGTDWTVSTKTDEVLTATTAVPFDAAYPAAEPKPRKRRPMLVTGAVAAVLGLAVGSLATYLIMDGRTTTAAPVSRAQGFGQGGGQGSGQSPFGEGGSGGSGSGSGSGGSGSGSGSGGSGSGSGSGSGSGSGGSSASGVAVDVVDGISLPDPGTGWTGGTTSDGHAALSYGSYSCAGSSGGTCTLAGASTSTLTAPVSAGAQAAATADMAKAVSESYGTVTGHTQLESQAVTVAGRSGYLIRWKVDAKVGNNGTVEDVVFPNSGNTQLIAVHLGFDIAAKSPALSVMDSIIAGIQDYSGGSGSGSGSGTTTS from the coding sequence GTGAGTACGACAACACCTGCCGGCTGGTACCCGGACCCGAAGCCGAGCGATCCCGCCAACCCCGGTAAGCGGTGGTGGAACGGCACCGACTGGACCGTCAGCACGAAGACGGACGAGGTGCTGACCGCCACCACCGCTGTGCCCTTCGACGCCGCCTACCCGGCGGCCGAGCCGAAGCCGCGCAAGCGCCGCCCGATGCTGGTCACCGGCGCGGTCGCGGCGGTACTGGGACTCGCGGTGGGATCCCTCGCCACGTACCTGATCATGGATGGCCGCACCACCACCGCTGCTCCGGTCAGCCGCGCCCAGGGCTTCGGCCAGGGCGGCGGCCAGGGCAGCGGCCAGTCCCCGTTCGGCGAGGGCGGTTCCGGTGGTTCCGGCTCCGGCTCCGGCTCCGGCGGATCGGGCAGTGGGTCCGGCTCCGGCGGCTCCGGCAGCGGATCGGGCTCGGGCAGCGGCTCCGGTTCCGGCGGGAGCTCGGCGAGCGGGGTCGCGGTCGACGTCGTCGACGGCATCTCGCTCCCCGACCCGGGGACCGGCTGGACCGGCGGCACCACCTCCGACGGCCACGCCGCGCTGTCCTACGGCTCCTACAGCTGCGCCGGGTCCTCCGGCGGCACCTGCACCCTCGCCGGGGCCTCGACCAGCACGCTGACCGCCCCGGTCAGCGCCGGTGCGCAGGCCGCCGCGACGGCCGACATGGCCAAGGCGGTGAGCGAGTCGTACGGCACCGTCACCGGCCACACCCAGCTGGAGTCGCAGGCGGTGACCGTCGCCGGGCGCTCCGGCTACCTGATCCGCTGGAAGGTGGACGCCAAGGTCGGCAACAACGGCACGGTGGAGGACGTCGTCTTCCCGAACAGCGGCAACACCCAGCTGATCGCCGTGCACCTCGGCTTCGACATCGCGGCGAAGTCACCCGCCCTCTCGGTGATGGACAGCATCATCGCCGGAATACAGGACTACAGCGGCGGCTCGGGCAGTGGCAGCGGAAGCGGCACCACCACCTCCTGA
- a CDS encoding amino acid deaminase/aldolase → MVTLSADRARYDRATAHLDAPLAIVDLEAFDANAADLVRRAAGKPIRVASKSVRCRALLERVLRQDGFQGVMSFTLAESIWLARAGFEDILLAYPSADRAGYAELAADPKLAGAITVLLDDPAQLDLVDAARAGGGEQIRVCLELDTALHLLGGRIRVGARRSPLRTPEALAAFAELVQQRPGFRVVGLMAYEGHVAGVGDNVAGRPLRSRAIRVMQSKARAELAQRRSETVRALRRVVDLEFVNGGGTGSVESTVAEDAVTEVAAGSGLYVPRLFDNYRSFQGRPAALFAQPVVRRPGVGVVTVLGGGYPASGAAGPDRSPVPYLPQGLRYDPQEGAGEVQTPLLGSAADDLLIGDRVWFRHAKAGELCERFAELHLVEGDRVVETVPTYRGEGRTFL, encoded by the coding sequence ATGGTGACCCTCTCCGCCGACCGGGCACGCTACGACCGTGCCACCGCCCACCTCGACGCGCCGCTGGCGATCGTGGACCTGGAGGCCTTCGACGCGAACGCCGCCGACCTGGTCCGGCGCGCCGCCGGGAAGCCGATCCGGGTGGCGAGCAAGTCCGTGCGCTGCCGCGCCCTGCTGGAACGCGTCCTGCGGCAGGACGGCTTCCAGGGGGTCATGAGCTTCACCCTGGCCGAGTCGATCTGGCTGGCCAGGGCCGGCTTCGAGGACATCCTGCTGGCCTACCCGTCGGCCGACCGGGCCGGGTACGCCGAGCTGGCCGCCGATCCGAAGCTGGCCGGGGCGATCACCGTGCTGCTGGACGACCCGGCGCAGCTGGACCTGGTGGACGCCGCCCGGGCCGGCGGCGGTGAGCAGATCCGGGTCTGCCTGGAGCTGGACACCGCGCTGCACCTGCTCGGCGGTCGGATCCGGGTCGGCGCGCGGCGGTCGCCGCTGCGCACACCGGAGGCGCTGGCGGCGTTCGCCGAGCTGGTCCAGCAGCGTCCCGGCTTCCGGGTGGTCGGGCTGATGGCCTACGAGGGCCATGTCGCCGGGGTCGGCGACAACGTCGCCGGTCGGCCGCTGCGCTCGCGGGCGATCCGGGTGATGCAGTCCAAGGCCCGGGCGGAGCTGGCGCAGCGGCGCTCGGAGACCGTGCGCGCGCTGCGCCGGGTGGTGGACCTGGAGTTCGTCAACGGCGGCGGGACCGGCAGCGTCGAGTCCACGGTGGCGGAGGACGCGGTGACCGAGGTCGCCGCCGGGTCCGGCCTGTACGTCCCCCGGCTGTTCGACAACTACCGCTCGTTCCAGGGGCGTCCGGCGGCGCTGTTCGCGCAGCCGGTGGTCCGGCGGCCGGGCGTGGGCGTGGTGACCGTGCTCGGCGGCGGCTACCCGGCCTCGGGCGCGGCGGGCCCGGACCGCTCGCCGGTGCCTTACCTGCCGCAGGGGCTGCGCTACGACCCGCAGGAGGGCGCGGGCGAGGTGCAGACGCCGCTGCTGGGCTCGGCGGCGGACGACCTGCTGATCGGCGACCGGGTGTGGTTCCGGCACGCCAAGGCGGGCGAACTGTGCGAGCGCTTCGCGGAGCTGCACCTGGTCGAGGGCGACCGGGTGGTGGAGACGGTCCCGACCTACCGGGGCGAGGGCCGCACCTTCCTGTAG
- a CDS encoding serine hydrolase, translating to MPMRSVSLTRLLSLVSLLSAVGIITVLLLQGHSSATERHATMSGVTASPSPSSASPSAAASTSAASTASTSAASTPTAEPSATAVPAPATTTAAADAALSSAVAQANGAVSVAVTDLGTGQSLTYGGNGHAFATASIVKVDILATLLLQAQDQGTTLTQTQLGLANTMIENSDNDSATALWNDIGQEGGLNAANQRFGLTSTAGGTEGNWGLTTTTAADQLRLLRQVFTSDSLLSSTSRQYVQGLLGQVESDQRWGVSAAASGSDYAVKNGWLPRSATGLWVINSIGQVQRNGQELLIAVVSDGNLSESAGISLVQSVAQAAAGSLGTG from the coding sequence ATGCCGATGCGAAGTGTCTCCCTGACGCGCCTGCTCAGCCTGGTGAGCCTGCTCAGCGCGGTCGGGATCATCACCGTGCTGCTGCTCCAGGGCCATTCCAGTGCCACCGAGCGCCACGCCACAATGAGCGGTGTGACCGCGTCCCCGTCTCCATCCTCCGCGTCCCCCTCCGCCGCCGCCTCCACCTCCGCCGCCTCCACCGCCTCCACCTCCGCCGCCTCCACGCCGACGGCCGAGCCCTCCGCCACCGCCGTGCCCGCCCCGGCCACCACCACGGCGGCCGCCGACGCCGCGCTGAGCAGCGCCGTCGCCCAGGCCAACGGCGCGGTGTCGGTCGCGGTGACCGACCTCGGCACCGGCCAGTCGCTGACCTACGGCGGGAACGGCCACGCCTTCGCCACCGCCAGCATCGTCAAGGTCGACATCCTGGCGACGCTGCTGCTCCAGGCCCAGGACCAGGGCACCACGCTGACCCAGACCCAGCTGGGCCTGGCCAACACCATGATCGAGAACAGCGACAACGACTCGGCCACCGCGCTCTGGAACGACATCGGCCAGGAGGGCGGCCTGAACGCGGCCAACCAGCGCTTCGGGCTGACCTCCACCGCCGGTGGCACCGAGGGCAACTGGGGCCTGACCACGACCACCGCCGCCGACCAGCTGCGACTGCTGCGCCAGGTCTTCACCAGCGACTCGCTGCTCAGCTCGACCTCGCGGCAGTACGTCCAGGGGCTGCTCGGCCAGGTCGAGAGCGACCAGCGCTGGGGCGTCAGCGCGGCGGCCAGCGGCAGCGACTACGCGGTGAAGAACGGCTGGCTGCCGCGCTCGGCGACCGGACTGTGGGTGATCAACAGCATCGGCCAGGTCCAGCGGAACGGCCAGGAGCTGCTGATCGCGGTGGTCTCCGACGGCAACCTCAGCGAGTCCGCCGGGATCTCGCTGGTGCAGTCGGTCGCCCAGGCCGCTGCCGGTTCACTGGGGACTGGCTGA
- a CDS encoding SseB family protein: MQRKNIPDPGFAGDDGSADPRLVAALAAYAADPTPDGERDLLAALVGARLMVPIVAVLGEAETGADGLRHEKSSDMAVPTIDAPDGRKGLPAFTSLEAMARWRADARPAPVAAPQAVRAAWSERADALLIDLAGPAFYELSGAAMRAVAEGRAMADPLRDPELAETVRGLLARHPVVLRAHLLPSDTTDALLALVPDPALAGAELGAAVQRLAAELGEAELLRIRLDRGLDLAVVPASPAEPADPLYTRQP, from the coding sequence GTGCAGCGCAAGAACATCCCAGACCCGGGGTTCGCGGGTGACGACGGTTCGGCCGATCCCAGGCTCGTGGCGGCTCTGGCCGCGTACGCGGCCGATCCCACTCCGGACGGTGAGCGCGACCTGCTGGCGGCGCTGGTCGGCGCCCGGCTGATGGTCCCGATCGTGGCCGTCCTCGGTGAGGCCGAGACCGGGGCGGACGGCCTGAGGCACGAGAAGTCCAGCGACATGGCGGTGCCCACCATCGACGCCCCGGACGGGCGCAAGGGGCTGCCCGCGTTCACCTCGCTGGAGGCCATGGCCCGCTGGCGGGCCGACGCGCGCCCGGCCCCGGTCGCGGCCCCGCAGGCGGTGCGGGCGGCCTGGTCGGAGCGGGCCGACGCGCTGCTGATCGACCTGGCCGGTCCCGCCTTCTACGAGCTGTCCGGCGCGGCGATGCGCGCGGTGGCGGAGGGCCGGGCGATGGCGGACCCGCTGCGCGACCCGGAGCTGGCCGAGACGGTGCGCGGACTGCTGGCCCGGCACCCGGTGGTGCTCCGGGCGCACCTGCTGCCGAGTGACACGACCGACGCGCTGCTGGCGCTGGTACCGGATCCGGCCCTGGCGGGCGCGGAGCTGGGGGCGGCGGTGCAGCGGCTGGCGGCGGAGCTGGGCGAGGCGGAACTGCTCCGGATCAGGCTCGACCGGGGGCTGGACCTGGCGGTCGTGCCCGCCTCGCCAGCGGAGCCCGCCGACCCCCTCTACACGCGGCAGCCGTAG
- a CDS encoding DUF1844 domain-containing protein has product MSSQPETPDVPDHADGPDFDDLTRDIADVPAVEVITTVAVHLMSAAAVNLGLAEGGEAHKDLDEARKLITALAGLVTAGAPEISNFHAAPLRDGLKSLQLAFREASLVPDEPGTGPGEKFTGPVYG; this is encoded by the coding sequence ATGAGCAGCCAGCCCGAGACGCCCGACGTGCCCGACCACGCCGACGGCCCCGACTTCGACGACCTCACCCGCGACATCGCCGACGTCCCGGCGGTCGAGGTCATCACGACGGTGGCGGTGCACCTGATGAGCGCGGCGGCGGTGAACCTCGGGCTCGCGGAGGGCGGCGAGGCGCACAAGGACCTGGACGAGGCCCGCAAGCTGATCACCGCCCTGGCCGGACTGGTGACCGCGGGCGCGCCGGAGATCAGCAACTTCCACGCCGCCCCGCTGCGGGACGGCCTCAAGTCGTTGCAGCTGGCCTTCCGCGAGGCCTCGCTGGTCCCGGACGAGCCGGGCACCGGCCCCGGCGAGAAGTTCACCGGCCCGGTCTACGGCTGA
- the infC gene encoding translation initiation factor IF-3, with amino-acid sequence MAVTSPLFRRLPSAAARCNRGGSISTEPRINDRIRVPEVRLVGPSGEQVGIVPLAKALELAQEYDLDLVEVAATARPPVCKLMDYGKFKYESAMKAREARKNQAHTVIKEMKLRPKIDPHDYDTKKGHVVRFLKQGDKVKITIMFRGREQSRPELGFRLLQRLASDVEELGFIESNPKQDGRNMIMVLGPHKKKTEAMAEAREAAAIRKAERQGRTDDGDETDETVGEDDAAAVEIDETAEAEAADQADDVDDVDDTPEAAAS; translated from the coding sequence GTGGCGGTAACCAGTCCGCTGTTCAGGCGGCTGCCGTCGGCAGCCGCGAGGTGCAACCGAGGAGGATCCATCAGCACCGAGCCCCGCATCAACGACCGGATTCGCGTCCCTGAGGTGCGACTCGTCGGTCCCAGCGGCGAGCAGGTCGGCATTGTGCCGCTTGCCAAGGCCCTGGAACTTGCGCAGGAGTACGACCTGGATCTTGTCGAGGTCGCGGCGACCGCCCGGCCGCCGGTGTGCAAGCTCATGGACTACGGCAAGTTCAAGTACGAGTCCGCCATGAAGGCCCGTGAGGCGCGCAAGAACCAGGCGCACACGGTCATCAAGGAGATGAAGCTCCGCCCGAAGATCGACCCGCACGACTATGACACCAAGAAGGGTCACGTCGTTCGGTTCCTCAAGCAGGGCGACAAGGTCAAGATCACGATCATGTTCCGTGGCCGTGAGCAGTCCCGCCCCGAGCTCGGCTTCCGGCTGCTTCAGCGACTCGCCTCCGACGTTGAGGAGTTGGGCTTCATCGAGTCCAACCCCAAGCAGGACGGCCGAAACATGATCATGGTTCTCGGCCCGCACAAGAAGAAGACCGAGGCGATGGCCGAAGCCCGCGAGGCCGCGGCCATCCGCAAGGCCGAGCGTCAGGGTCGCACGGACGACGGCGACGAGACGGACGAGACGGTCGGCGAGGACGACGCCGCGGCCGTTGAGATCGACGAGACCGCCGAGGCCGAGGCGGCCGACCAGGCCGACGACGTCGACGACGTCGACGACACCCCGGAGGCGGCGGCCAGCTAG
- the rpmI gene encoding 50S ribosomal protein L35: MPKNKTHSGASKRFKITGSGKVLRQRAGRRHYLEHKPSTLTRRLAGTVELAPADVKKVKKLLGK, translated from the coding sequence ATGCCGAAGAACAAGACGCACTCCGGTGCCAGCAAGCGCTTCAAGATCACCGGCTCCGGCAAGGTGCTGCGCCAGCGCGCCGGCCGTCGTCACTACCTTGAGCACAAGCCGTCCACGCTGACCCGCCGTCTGGCCGGTACGGTCGAGCTGGCCCCGGCTGACGTCAAGAAGGTCAAGAAGCTTCTCGGCAAGTGA
- the rplT gene encoding 50S ribosomal protein L20 — MARVKRAVNAHKKRRVVLERASGYRGQRSRLYRKAKEQLLHSFTYNYNDRKKRKGDFRQLWIQRINAAARANGMTYNRLIQGLKAANIEIDRKMLAELAVHDAGAFSALVEAAQKALPADVNAPRVAADAA; from the coding sequence GTGGCACGCGTCAAGCGGGCAGTAAACGCCCACAAGAAGCGCCGGGTCGTCCTCGAACGCGCCAGCGGCTACCGTGGCCAGCGCTCGCGGCTGTACCGCAAGGCGAAGGAGCAGCTGCTGCACTCCTTCACCTACAACTACAACGACCGGAAGAAGCGCAAGGGCGACTTCCGTCAGCTGTGGATCCAGCGCATCAACGCGGCTGCGCGTGCGAACGGCATGACCTACAACCGCCTGATCCAGGGGCTGAAGGCGGCCAACATCGAGATCGACCGCAAGATGCTGGCCGAGCTCGCCGTGCACGACGCCGGTGCCTTCTCCGCGCTGGTCGAGGCCGCACAGAAGGCCCTCCCGGCCGACGTGAACGCGCCCCGCGTCGCCGCCGACGCCGCCTGA